Proteins found in one Nostoc sp. NIES-3756 genomic segment:
- the pyrE gene encoding orotate phosphoribosyltransferase: MTYSTEPLTQSDNWAATADAPILRQKLLDLFCQLAYQEGEFVLSSGQPSSYYINGKQVTLHPQGALAIGRVLLSILSPDTQAVAGLTLGADPIVTAVSVVSAYENKPIPALIIRKEAKGHGTKAYIEGPNLPEGTKVVVLEDVVTTGQSAMKAVDRLRAAGYVVDEVISVVDRQQGGAEFYQSVGLKFVAVFTIADLQQRYRELNS, translated from the coding sequence ATGACGTATTCTACTGAACCCCTTACGCAGTCGGATAACTGGGCAGCCACTGCCGATGCCCCTATCCTGCGGCAAAAACTACTGGATCTATTTTGTCAACTTGCTTATCAAGAGGGTGAGTTTGTCCTCTCATCAGGACAACCAAGTTCTTACTATATAAATGGTAAACAGGTAACACTACACCCCCAAGGGGCTTTAGCCATTGGTCGGGTGCTTTTATCTATTTTATCTCCAGATACTCAAGCAGTAGCCGGATTAACACTGGGGGCTGATCCAATTGTGACAGCAGTGAGTGTGGTTTCTGCGTATGAAAATAAACCCATACCAGCGTTAATTATTCGTAAAGAAGCTAAAGGTCATGGTACTAAGGCGTATATTGAAGGGCCGAATCTGCCAGAAGGTACTAAAGTCGTAGTTCTAGAAGATGTCGTCACAACTGGACAATCGGCAATGAAGGCCGTTGACCGACTGAGGGCGGCTGGTTATGTTGTTGATGAGGTAATTTCTGTAGTAGACAGACAGCAAGGTGGAGCAGAGTTTTACCAATCTGTCGGGTTGAAATTTGTAGCTGTGTTTACGATCGCGGATCTTCAACAAAGGTATCGAGAGTTAAATAGTTAG